Proteins encoded in a region of the Capra hircus breed San Clemente chromosome 3, ASM170441v1, whole genome shotgun sequence genome:
- the ITGA10 gene encoding integrin alpha-10 isoform X2 yields the protein MEFPLIPHLFLPLTFLTGLCLPFNLDVHRPRLFLGPPEAEFGYSVLQHVGGGRQWILVGAPWDGPSGDRRGDVYHCLVGGSHSAPCAKGHLGDHPLGNSSRPAVNMHLGMSLLETDGNGGFMACAPLWSRACGSSVFSSGICARVDASFRPQGSLAPTAQRCPTYMDVVIVLDGSNSIYPWSEVQTFLRRLVGRLFIDPEQIQVGLVQYGESSVHEWSLGDFRTKEEVVRAARNLSRREGRETKTAQAIMMACTEGFSQSHGGRPEAARLLVVVTDGESHDGEELPTALQACEAGRVTRYGIAVLGHYLRRQRDPSSFLREIRTIASDPDEKFFFNVTDEAALTDIVDALGDRIFGLEGSHGENESSFGLEMSQIGFSTHQLKDGILFGMVGAYDWGGSVLWLEEGRRLFPPRTALEDEFPPALQNHAAYLGYSVSSMFLRGGRRLFLSGAPRFSHRGKVIAFQLKKDGAVRVAQSLQGEQIGSYFGSELCPLDIDGDGTTDVLLVAAPMFLGPQNKETGRVYVYLVGQPSLLTLQRTLQPESPQDARFGFAMGALPDLNQDGFADVAVGAPLEDGHRGALYLYHGAQRGVRPRPAQRIAAVSMPQALSYFGRSVDGRLDLDGDDLVDVAVGAQGAAILLSSRPIVRLAPSLDVTPPAISVVQRDCKRRGQEATCLSAALCFQVTSRTPGRWDRRFHVRFTASLDEWTTAARAAFDSSGQRLSPRRLRLSVGNITCEQLHFHVLDTSDYLRPVSLTVTFALDNTTKPGPVLDEGSPTSIRKLVPFSKDCGPDNECVTDLVLQANMDIRGSRKDPFVVRGGRRKVLVSATLENKKENAYNTSLSLSFSRNLHLSSFTPQSNSPVKVECAAPAPHARLCSVGHPVFQMGAKVTFLLEFEFSCSFLLSQVLVRLTATSSLERNGTLRDNTAQTSAYIQYEPHLLFSSESTLHRYEVHPYGTLPVGPGPEFKTTLRVQNLGCYVVSGLIISALLPAVAYGGNYFLSLSQVITNNASCTVQNLTKPPGPPVHPEELQHTSRLNESNTHCQVVRCHLGRLAKGTEISVGLLRLVHNEFFRRAKFKSLTVVSTFELSTEEGSVLLLTEASRWSESLLEVIQSRPVLISLWILIGSVLGGLLLLALLVFCLWKLGFFARKKIPKEEKREEKLEQ from the exons ATGGAATTCCCCCTCATCCCTCACCTGTTCTTGCCCCTGACGTTCCTGACAG GTCTCTGCCTCCCCTTTAACCTGGATGTGCATCGCCCACGCCTATTTCTAGGCCCTCCAGAGGCTGAATTTGGATACAGCGTCTTACAACATGTTGGGGGTGGACGACAATG GATACTGGTGGGTGCCCCCTGGGATGGGCCTTCAGGTGACCGAAGGGGGGACGTTTATCACTGCCTTGTAGGGGGCTCCCACAGTGCCCCATGTGCCAAGGGCCACTTGG GTGACCATCCACTGGGAAATTCATCTCGTCCTGCTGTGAATATGCACCTGGGGATGTCTCTGTTAGAGACAGATGGCAATGGGGGATTCATG GCTTGCGCCCCTCTCTGGTCTCGCGCTTGCGGCTCATCTGTCTTCAGTTCTGGAATATGTGCCCGTGTAGATGCTTCATTCCggccccagggaagcctggcacccACCGCACAAC GCTGCCCCACATACATGGATGTCGTCATTGTCTTGGATGGCTCCAACAGCATCTACCCTTGGTCTGAAGTTCAGACCTTCCTACGAAGACTGGTAGGGAGATTGTTTATTGACCCGGAACAGATACAG GTGGGGCTGGTACAGTATGGAGAGAGCTCTGTCCACGAGTGGTCCCTGGGAGATTTCCGAACCAAGGAAGAAGTGGTGAGAGCAGCAAGGAACCTGAGCCGGCGAGAGGGACGAGAAACAAAGACTGCTCAAGCAATAATGATGGCCTG CACGGAAGGATTCAGTCAGTCCCACGGGGGCCGACCAGAGGCTGCCAGGCTACTGGTGGTTGTCACTGATGGAGAGTCCCATGATGGAGAAGAGCTTCCCACAGCACTACAGGCCTGTGAGGCTGGAAGAGTGACACGCTATGGGATTGCT GTCCTTGGTCACTACCTCCGGCGGCAGCGAGACCCCAGTTCTTTCCTGCGAGAAATCAGAACTATTGCCAGTGATCCAGACGAGAAATTCTTCTTCAATGTCACGGATGAAGCGGCACTGACTGACATTGTGGATGCGTTAGGGGACCGGATTTTTGGCCTTGAGG GGTCCcatggagaaaatgaaagctcCTTTGGGCTGGAAATGTCTCAGATTGGTTTCTCTACTCATCAGCTAAAG GATGGGATTCTCTTTGGAATGGTGGGGGCTTATGACTGGGGGGGCTCAGTGTTATGGCTTGAAGAAGGTCGCCGCCTCTTCCCACCACGGACAGCCCTGGAAGATGAATTTCCCCCTGCACTGCAGAACCATGCAGCCTACCTGG GTTACTCTGTTTCCTCCATGTTTTTGCGGGGTGGTCGCCGCCTCTTTCTCTCAGGGGCTCCTCGGTTTAGTCATCGAGGAAAGGTCATCGCCTTCCAACTTAAGAAAGATGGGGCTGTGAGGGTCGCCCAGAGCCTCCAGGGGGAGCAG ATTGGCTCGTACTTTGGCAGCGAACTCTGCCCACTGGACATCGATGGGGATGGAACAACTGATGTCTTACTTGTGGCTGCCCCCATGTTCCTGGGGCCTCAGAACAAGGAGACAGGACGTGTTTATGTGTATCTGGTGGGCCAG CCGTCCTTGCTGACGCTCCAGAGAACACTTCAGCCAGAATCCCCCCAGGATGCTCGGTTTGGCTTTGCCATGGGTGCTCTTCCTGATTTGAACCAAGATGGTTTTGCTGATGTGGCTGTGGGGGCGCCGCTGGAGGATGGGCACCGTGGAGCCCTGTACCTCTATCACGGGGCCCAGAGAGGAGTCAGGCCGCGTCCTGCGCAG cGGATTGCCGCTGTCTCCATGCCGCAGGCCCTCAGCTATTTTGGCCGAAGTGTGGATGGCCGGCTGGATCTAGATGGTGATGACCTGGTCGATGTGGCTGTGGGTGCCCAAGGGGCAGCCATCCTGCTCAG CTCCCGGCCCATTGTCCGCCTGGCCCCTTCACTAGATGTGACCCCGCCAGCCATCAGTGTGGTTCAGAGGGACTGTAAGAGGCGAGGCCAGGAGGCAACCTGCCTGTCCGCAGCCCTTTGCTTCCAAGTGACCTCCCGCACTCCTGGCCGCTGGGATCGCCGATTCC ATGTGCGGTTCACAGCATCGCTGGACGAGTGGACAACCGCAGCCCGGGCAGCATTTGACAGCTCTGGCCAGAGGCTGTCCCCTCGGCGGCTCCGGCTCAGTGTGGGGAACATCACTTGTGAGCAACTGCACTTCCATGTGCTG GATACGTCAGATTACCTCCGGCCAGTGTCCTTGACTGTGACCTTTGCTTTGGACAATACCACAAAGCCAGGGCCTGTGCTGGATGAGGGCTCACCCACCTCCATCCGAAAGCTG GTCCCCTTCTCCAAGGACTGTGGCCCTGACAATGAATGTGTCACAGATTTGGTACTTCAAGCTAATATGGACATCAGAGGCTCCAG GAAGGACCCGTTCGTGGTTCGAGGGGGTCGGCGGAAAGTGCTGGTGTCAGCAACTCTGGAGAACAAGAAGGAGAATGCCTACAACACTAGCCTGAGTCTCAGCTTCTCCAGAAACCTCCACCTGTCCAGTTTCACTCCTCAG AGTAACAGCCCAGTGAAGGTGGAGTGTGCAGCCCCCGCCCCACATGCCCGGCTCTGCAGTGTGGGGCATCCTGTCTTCCAGATGGGAGCCAAG GTGACCTTCCTGCTAGAGTTTGAGTTTAGCTGCTCCTTCCTCCTGAGCCAGGTCCTTGTGAGGCTGACGGCCACCAG TAGCCTGGAGAGAAACGGAACGCTTCGCGATAACACAGCCCAGACCTCAGCCTACATTCAGTATGAGCCTCACCTCCTATTCTCCAG TGAGTCCACTCTGCACCGCTATGAGGTCCACCCATATGGAACCCTCCCAGTGGGCCCTGGCCCCGAATTCAAAACCACTCTTAGG GTTCAGAACCTTGGCTGCTATGTGGTCAGCGGCCTCATCATCTCAGCCCTCCTTCCAGCTGTGGCCTATGGGGGCAATTACTTCCTGTCACTGTCTCAAGTCATCACTAACAAT GCAAGCTGCACAGTACAGAACCTGACCAAACCCCCAGGGCCCCCTGTGCATCCAGAGGAGCTTCAGCATACAAGCAGGCTG AATGAGAGCAATACCCACTGCCAGGTTGTGAGGTGCCACCTTGGGCGGCTGGCAAAGGGGACCGAGATCTCTGTTGGACTACTGAGGCTGGTTCACAATGAATTTTTCCGGAGG GCCAAATTCAAGTCTCTGACAGTGGTCAGCACCTTCGAACTGAGCACCGAGGAGGGCAGCGTCCTACTGCTGACTGAAGCCTCCCGGTGGAGCGAG AGCCTCCTGGAGGTGATTCAGTCCCGCCCTGTCCTCATCTCTCTGTGGATCCTCATTGGCAGTGTCCTGGGAGGGCTGCTCCTGCTTGCTCTCCTTGTTTTCTGCCTTTGGAAG CTTGGCTTCTTTGCCCGGAAGAAAATCcccaaggaagaaaagagagaagagaaattggAGCAATGA
- the ITGA10 gene encoding integrin alpha-10 isoform X1, with amino-acid sequence MEFPLIPHLFLPLTFLTGLCLPFNLDVHRPRLFLGPPEAEFGYSVLQHVGGGRQWILVGAPWDGPSGDRRGDVYHCLVGGSHSAPCAKGHLGDHPLGNSSRPAVNMHLGMSLLETDGNGGFMACAPLWSRACGSSVFSSGICARVDASFRPQGSLAPTAQRCPTYMDVVIVLDGSNSIYPWSEVQTFLRRLVGRLFIDPEQIQVGLVQYGESSVHEWSLGDFRTKEEVVRAARNLSRREGRETKTAQAIMMACTEGFSQSHGGRPEAARLLVVVTDGESHDGEELPTALQACEAGRVTRYGIAVLGHYLRRQRDPSSFLREIRTIASDPDEKFFFNVTDEAALTDIVDALGDRIFGLEGSHGENESSFGLEMSQIGFSTHQLKDGILFGMVGAYDWGGSVLWLEEGRRLFPPRTALEDEFPPALQNHAAYLGYSVSSMFLRGGRRLFLSGAPRFSHRGKVIAFQLKKDGAVRVAQSLQGEQIGSYFGSELCPLDIDGDGTTDVLLVAAPMFLGPQNKETGRVYVYLVGQPSLLTLQRTLQPESPQDARFGFAMGALPDLNQDGFADVAVGAPLEDGHRGALYLYHGAQRGVRPRPAQRIAAVSMPQALSYFGRSVDGRLDLDGDDLVDVAVGAQGAAILLSSRPIVRLAPSLDVTPPAISVVQRDCKRRGQEATCLSAALCFQVTSRTPGRWDRRFHVRFTASLDEWTTAARAAFDSSGQRLSPRRLRLSVGNITCEQLHFHVLDTSDYLRPVSLTVTFALDNTTKPGPVLDEGSPTSIRKLVPFSKDCGPDNECVTDLVLQANMDIRGSRKDPFVVRGGRRKVLVSATLENKKENAYNTSLSLSFSRNLHLSSFTPQSNSPVKVECAAPAPHARLCSVGHPVFQMGAKVTFLLEFEFSCSFLLSQVLVRLTATSSSLERNGTLRDNTAQTSAYIQYEPHLLFSSESTLHRYEVHPYGTLPVGPGPEFKTTLRVQNLGCYVVSGLIISALLPAVAYGGNYFLSLSQVITNNASCTVQNLTKPPGPPVHPEELQHTSRLNESNTHCQVVRCHLGRLAKGTEISVGLLRLVHNEFFRRAKFKSLTVVSTFELSTEEGSVLLLTEASRWSESLLEVIQSRPVLISLWILIGSVLGGLLLLALLVFCLWKLGFFARKKIPKEEKREEKLEQ; translated from the exons ATGGAATTCCCCCTCATCCCTCACCTGTTCTTGCCCCTGACGTTCCTGACAG GTCTCTGCCTCCCCTTTAACCTGGATGTGCATCGCCCACGCCTATTTCTAGGCCCTCCAGAGGCTGAATTTGGATACAGCGTCTTACAACATGTTGGGGGTGGACGACAATG GATACTGGTGGGTGCCCCCTGGGATGGGCCTTCAGGTGACCGAAGGGGGGACGTTTATCACTGCCTTGTAGGGGGCTCCCACAGTGCCCCATGTGCCAAGGGCCACTTGG GTGACCATCCACTGGGAAATTCATCTCGTCCTGCTGTGAATATGCACCTGGGGATGTCTCTGTTAGAGACAGATGGCAATGGGGGATTCATG GCTTGCGCCCCTCTCTGGTCTCGCGCTTGCGGCTCATCTGTCTTCAGTTCTGGAATATGTGCCCGTGTAGATGCTTCATTCCggccccagggaagcctggcacccACCGCACAAC GCTGCCCCACATACATGGATGTCGTCATTGTCTTGGATGGCTCCAACAGCATCTACCCTTGGTCTGAAGTTCAGACCTTCCTACGAAGACTGGTAGGGAGATTGTTTATTGACCCGGAACAGATACAG GTGGGGCTGGTACAGTATGGAGAGAGCTCTGTCCACGAGTGGTCCCTGGGAGATTTCCGAACCAAGGAAGAAGTGGTGAGAGCAGCAAGGAACCTGAGCCGGCGAGAGGGACGAGAAACAAAGACTGCTCAAGCAATAATGATGGCCTG CACGGAAGGATTCAGTCAGTCCCACGGGGGCCGACCAGAGGCTGCCAGGCTACTGGTGGTTGTCACTGATGGAGAGTCCCATGATGGAGAAGAGCTTCCCACAGCACTACAGGCCTGTGAGGCTGGAAGAGTGACACGCTATGGGATTGCT GTCCTTGGTCACTACCTCCGGCGGCAGCGAGACCCCAGTTCTTTCCTGCGAGAAATCAGAACTATTGCCAGTGATCCAGACGAGAAATTCTTCTTCAATGTCACGGATGAAGCGGCACTGACTGACATTGTGGATGCGTTAGGGGACCGGATTTTTGGCCTTGAGG GGTCCcatggagaaaatgaaagctcCTTTGGGCTGGAAATGTCTCAGATTGGTTTCTCTACTCATCAGCTAAAG GATGGGATTCTCTTTGGAATGGTGGGGGCTTATGACTGGGGGGGCTCAGTGTTATGGCTTGAAGAAGGTCGCCGCCTCTTCCCACCACGGACAGCCCTGGAAGATGAATTTCCCCCTGCACTGCAGAACCATGCAGCCTACCTGG GTTACTCTGTTTCCTCCATGTTTTTGCGGGGTGGTCGCCGCCTCTTTCTCTCAGGGGCTCCTCGGTTTAGTCATCGAGGAAAGGTCATCGCCTTCCAACTTAAGAAAGATGGGGCTGTGAGGGTCGCCCAGAGCCTCCAGGGGGAGCAG ATTGGCTCGTACTTTGGCAGCGAACTCTGCCCACTGGACATCGATGGGGATGGAACAACTGATGTCTTACTTGTGGCTGCCCCCATGTTCCTGGGGCCTCAGAACAAGGAGACAGGACGTGTTTATGTGTATCTGGTGGGCCAG CCGTCCTTGCTGACGCTCCAGAGAACACTTCAGCCAGAATCCCCCCAGGATGCTCGGTTTGGCTTTGCCATGGGTGCTCTTCCTGATTTGAACCAAGATGGTTTTGCTGATGTGGCTGTGGGGGCGCCGCTGGAGGATGGGCACCGTGGAGCCCTGTACCTCTATCACGGGGCCCAGAGAGGAGTCAGGCCGCGTCCTGCGCAG cGGATTGCCGCTGTCTCCATGCCGCAGGCCCTCAGCTATTTTGGCCGAAGTGTGGATGGCCGGCTGGATCTAGATGGTGATGACCTGGTCGATGTGGCTGTGGGTGCCCAAGGGGCAGCCATCCTGCTCAG CTCCCGGCCCATTGTCCGCCTGGCCCCTTCACTAGATGTGACCCCGCCAGCCATCAGTGTGGTTCAGAGGGACTGTAAGAGGCGAGGCCAGGAGGCAACCTGCCTGTCCGCAGCCCTTTGCTTCCAAGTGACCTCCCGCACTCCTGGCCGCTGGGATCGCCGATTCC ATGTGCGGTTCACAGCATCGCTGGACGAGTGGACAACCGCAGCCCGGGCAGCATTTGACAGCTCTGGCCAGAGGCTGTCCCCTCGGCGGCTCCGGCTCAGTGTGGGGAACATCACTTGTGAGCAACTGCACTTCCATGTGCTG GATACGTCAGATTACCTCCGGCCAGTGTCCTTGACTGTGACCTTTGCTTTGGACAATACCACAAAGCCAGGGCCTGTGCTGGATGAGGGCTCACCCACCTCCATCCGAAAGCTG GTCCCCTTCTCCAAGGACTGTGGCCCTGACAATGAATGTGTCACAGATTTGGTACTTCAAGCTAATATGGACATCAGAGGCTCCAG GAAGGACCCGTTCGTGGTTCGAGGGGGTCGGCGGAAAGTGCTGGTGTCAGCAACTCTGGAGAACAAGAAGGAGAATGCCTACAACACTAGCCTGAGTCTCAGCTTCTCCAGAAACCTCCACCTGTCCAGTTTCACTCCTCAG AGTAACAGCCCAGTGAAGGTGGAGTGTGCAGCCCCCGCCCCACATGCCCGGCTCTGCAGTGTGGGGCATCCTGTCTTCCAGATGGGAGCCAAG GTGACCTTCCTGCTAGAGTTTGAGTTTAGCTGCTCCTTCCTCCTGAGCCAGGTCCTTGTGAGGCTGACGGCCACCAG CAGTAGCCTGGAGAGAAACGGAACGCTTCGCGATAACACAGCCCAGACCTCAGCCTACATTCAGTATGAGCCTCACCTCCTATTCTCCAG TGAGTCCACTCTGCACCGCTATGAGGTCCACCCATATGGAACCCTCCCAGTGGGCCCTGGCCCCGAATTCAAAACCACTCTTAGG GTTCAGAACCTTGGCTGCTATGTGGTCAGCGGCCTCATCATCTCAGCCCTCCTTCCAGCTGTGGCCTATGGGGGCAATTACTTCCTGTCACTGTCTCAAGTCATCACTAACAAT GCAAGCTGCACAGTACAGAACCTGACCAAACCCCCAGGGCCCCCTGTGCATCCAGAGGAGCTTCAGCATACAAGCAGGCTG AATGAGAGCAATACCCACTGCCAGGTTGTGAGGTGCCACCTTGGGCGGCTGGCAAAGGGGACCGAGATCTCTGTTGGACTACTGAGGCTGGTTCACAATGAATTTTTCCGGAGG GCCAAATTCAAGTCTCTGACAGTGGTCAGCACCTTCGAACTGAGCACCGAGGAGGGCAGCGTCCTACTGCTGACTGAAGCCTCCCGGTGGAGCGAG AGCCTCCTGGAGGTGATTCAGTCCCGCCCTGTCCTCATCTCTCTGTGGATCCTCATTGGCAGTGTCCTGGGAGGGCTGCTCCTGCTTGCTCTCCTTGTTTTCTGCCTTTGGAAG CTTGGCTTCTTTGCCCGGAAGAAAATCcccaaggaagaaaagagagaagagaaattggAGCAATGA
- the PEX11B gene encoding peroxisomal membrane protein 11B, translating to MDAWVRFSAQSQARERLCRAAQYACSLLGHALQKHGASPELQKQIRQLEGHLSLGRKLLRLGNSADALESAKRAVHLSDVVLRFCITVSHLNRALYFACDNVLWAGKSGLAPRVDQEKWAQRSFRYYLFSLIMNLSRDAYEIRLLMEQESSACSRRLKGSGGVPGGIETGGPGGPGVPGGGLPQVALKLRLRVLLLARVLRGHPPLLLDVVRNACDLFIPLDKLGLWRCGPGIVGLCGLVSSILSILTLICPWLRLKP from the exons ATGGACGCCTGGGTCCGCTTCAGCGCCCAGAGCCAGGCCCGGGAGCGACTGTGTAG ggcTGCCCAATATGCTTGCTCCCTTCTTGGCCATGCACTGCAGAAACATGGGGCCAGTCCTGAGTTACAGAAACAGATTCGACAACTGGAAGGTCATCTGAGCCTAGGAAGAAAGC TTCTACGCCTCGGTAACTCAGCAGATGCCCTTGAGTCAGCCAAACGAGCTGTGCACCTATCAGATGTTGTCCTGAGATTCTGCATCACTGTTAGTCATCTCAATAGAGCCTTGTACTTCGCCTGTGACAATGTCCTGTGGGCTGGGAAGTCTGGACTCGCTCCGCGTGTGGATCAGGAGAAGTGGGCCCAGCGTTCTTTCAG GTACTATCTGTTTTCCCTCATCATGAATTTGAGCCGTGATGCTTATGAGATCCGCCTACTGATGGAACAAGAGTCTTCAGCTTGTAGCCGGCGACTGAAGGGTTCTGGAGGAGTCCCAGGAGGAATTGAAACTGGAGGACCTGGGGGTCCAGGGGTTCCAGGAGGAGGTCTGCCCCAGGTGGCTCTGAAGCTTCGGCTCCGGGTCCTGCTGCTGGCTCGGGTCCTTCGGGGTCATCCTCCTCTCCTGCTGGATGTAGTCAGAAATGCCTGTGATCTCTTCATCCCACTGGACAAACTAGGCCTCTGGCGCTGTGGCCCTGGGATTGTGGGGCTTTGTGGCCTCGTGTCCTCCATCTTGTCTATTCTCACCCTAATCTGCCCTTGGCTACGACTCAAGCCCTGA
- the LOC102184212 gene encoding LOW QUALITY PROTEIN: gonadotropin-releasing hormone II receptor (The sequence of the model RefSeq protein was modified relative to this genomic sequence to represent the inferred CDS: substituted 1 base at 1 genomic stop codon) — MSAGNVTPWGSSAAGEEVWVGSGVEVEGAELPTFSVAAKVRVGVTVVLFVSSAGGNLAVVWSGTRPQPSQLRPSPVRRLFAHLAVADLLVTFMVMPLVATWNITVQWLAGDFACRTLTFLKLVAMXAAAFLPVIIGLDHQAAVLHPFGLRSAGRKLLGVAWGLSFLLTLPQVSDLGLRVRLDKNLST, encoded by the coding sequence ATGTCTGCAGGCAACGTCACCCCTTGGGGGTCATCAGCGGCGGGGGAGGAGGTCTGGGTAGGATCAGGAGTAGAGGTGGAGGGCGCAGAGCTGCCCACCTTCTCAGTTGCCGCCAAGGTGCGAGTGGGAGTGACTGTCGTGCTGTTTGTTTCTTCGGCTGGAGGGAACCTGGCCGTGGTGTGGTCAGGGACACGGCCGCAACCCAGCCAGCTCCGTCCCTCTCCGGTACGACGACTGTTCGCCCATTTAGCAGTTGCCGACTTACTGGTCACTTTTATGGTTATGCCCCTAGTTGCGACCTGGAATATCACTGTTCAATGGCTGGCCGGGGACTTTGCATGTCGTACACTCACGTTCCTGAAACTAGTAGCCATGTAGGCCGCAGCTTTCCTGCCTGTAATTATTGGGCTCGACCACCAAGCAGCCGTACTCCACCCGTTTGGACTGCGCTCAGCTGGTAGGAAACTTCTTGGGGTAGCCTGGGGACTCAGCTTCCTGCTCACCTTGCCCCAGGTGAGTGACTTGGGACTCAGGGTTAGactggacaagaatttgagtacATAA